One genomic window of Ruminococcus gauvreauii includes the following:
- a CDS encoding HU family DNA-binding protein has translation MTTNTVKMKTRFHDKMRGGIMMENKTVFGDLINMVKEESGYYKQDIKPILKAFLKVIRAELQKGNRIYLREFGSFYPQLVKKRKFSNDWTDGEYIIPEHTTYKFKFTKHFIEHIDDEEEFDLVDDEEE, from the coding sequence GTGACGACAAATACAGTAAAAATGAAAACACGATTTCATGACAAAATGAGAGGAGGCATCATGATGGAAAATAAAACGGTATTCGGTGATTTAATCAATATGGTAAAAGAGGAAAGCGGATATTATAAACAAGATATTAAGCCGATCCTAAAAGCATTTTTGAAGGTGATCAGAGCTGAGCTGCAAAAAGGGAATCGGATATATCTGCGGGAATTCGGTTCTTTTTACCCGCAACTTGTAAAGAAAAGGAAATTTTCAAACGATTGGACAGATGGAGAATATATCATCCCGGAGCATACGACGTATAAGTTTAAATTTACAAAGCATTTTATTGAGCATATCGATGACGAAGAAGAGTTTGATCTGGTAGATGATGAGGAGGAATAA
- a CDS encoding AP2 domain-containing protein, producing MCGIGYRGSNNVDCNSEAYHRWHDMLSRCYNEKFHQRQPQYKDGTACEEWKNFSNFKCWHEKHKYGDEQLDLDKDILFKGNTVYSPETCCFVPHIINTVFINGKSARGDLPIGVSYDREKKKYRACVAFMGQSIKLGRFDSAEKAFARYKEYKEDLIQDLAEQYKEDIPDKVYQAMMEWKVEITD from the coding sequence ATGTGTGGGATTGGATATCGCGGAAGTAACAATGTTGACTGTAATTCTGAGGCGTATCATCGGTGGCATGATATGTTGAGCCGCTGTTATAATGAAAAATTCCATCAGCGACAACCACAGTATAAAGACGGCACGGCATGCGAGGAATGGAAGAATTTCAGCAACTTCAAATGTTGGCATGAGAAACATAAATATGGCGATGAGCAACTGGATCTGGACAAAGATATTTTGTTTAAAGGCAATACGGTATATAGCCCGGAGACCTGCTGTTTTGTGCCGCATATTATCAATACGGTATTTATTAACGGGAAATCTGCCAGAGGTGATTTGCCAATTGGGGTTAGCTACGACAGAGAGAAAAAGAAATATCGGGCTTGCGTTGCATTTATGGGACAAAGTATAAAACTGGGAAGGTTTGATTCTGCGGAAAAGGCATTTGCCAGATACAAAGAATACAAGGAAGATCTAATTCAGGATTTAGCGGAACAATACAAAGAAGATATACCGGATAAGGTGTATCAGGCGATGATGGAGTGGAAAGTTGAGATTACTGATTGA
- a CDS encoding Ig-like domain-containing protein translates to MKGMRSLTVLLSAVMLVTALPLDVSGASEDVVSGGEMILEQEEDEEIIETPESEDEVDTVLPKAELEVEEVPETSSVPVLDSRSGSVLKIGVGETKRLEIDGYNADECQWECKEDGVPEGWTYISGEVHWSNKEVTGNVYVASDAQLYVDSSSTINGNIYVYGQLYANSRLTVTDSINAYQYGSMMSSGVFDGEHGYVVGSIKANRMNITASALDPTFSVISEDNINSNKVAVVDAGGVVTGIKEGSATVVMTCNGESQKIFIEVHTYDKWAADKDPTCTETGIQSIHCSVCDAIKEDSETEIALIAHTEVKDEAVSPTCTQPGKTEGSHCSVCNTVIKEQEEIPVISHTYQFDSLTKATLSADGKIIRKCTGCGKTATQILSYPKTITLSNTKYTYNGKVMKPTVTVKGADGKEIHPANYTVSYSPGCKNAGTYNVVITFKANYSGKVTKSFMINKASQTLSAANHTKVYGNAAFFTGARQTKGNGKLSFTSSNPKVATVSSTGKITITGIGRTTITITAAATTNYNKATKAITVTVNPKATFISGIKNSDSRKMSISWNKNGTVTGYQVQYATNDSFSGAKTLTISKNSTLSTSVSNLPKGNTYYVRVRTYKKVYSTTYYSSWSAAKSVKITMGNPYLSKTSISLNAGVKYGLKLCDTTQKAVWSSSNSAVAAVSSSGVVTGKKAGTATVTAKIGGKSYSCKVTVKGSINVTVYWTPGGSVYHSTRDCPSLARSKTIKSGSVSQSGKSRKCKVCY, encoded by the coding sequence ATGAAGGGAATGAGAAGTCTTACGGTATTATTGTCGGCGGTAATGCTGGTTACTGCTTTGCCACTGGATGTATCAGGAGCCAGTGAGGATGTTGTGTCGGGTGGAGAAATGATTCTGGAACAGGAGGAAGATGAGGAGATTATAGAAACTCCTGAGTCAGAAGATGAGGTTGATACTGTGCTTCCGAAGGCTGAGTTAGAAGTGGAGGAAGTTCCGGAAACTTCATCAGTTCCAGTTTTGGATAGTCGTTCCGGAAGTGTTTTGAAGATTGGAGTTGGTGAAACAAAGAGACTGGAAATTGATGGTTATAACGCAGATGAGTGTCAATGGGAATGTAAAGAGGATGGGGTACCAGAAGGATGGACTTATATTAGTGGAGAAGTACACTGGTCAAATAAGGAAGTAACAGGAAATGTATATGTTGCATCAGACGCCCAACTGTATGTTGATTCATCCTCTACAATAAATGGAAATATATATGTTTATGGCCAATTATATGCGAATTCCAGGTTAACAGTAACCGACAGCATCAACGCATACCAGTATGGGAGCATGATGTCGTCAGGTGTTTTTGATGGTGAACATGGCTATGTTGTTGGTAGCATTAAAGCAAACCGTATGAATATAACTGCGAGCGCCTTGGATCCGACTTTCAGTGTAATATCTGAAGATAATATTAACAGTAATAAGGTGGCAGTTGTTGACGCAGGAGGTGTTGTTACTGGAATAAAAGAGGGCAGTGCAACAGTGGTTATGACTTGTAATGGCGAGAGTCAAAAAATTTTTATAGAGGTACATACTTATGATAAATGGGCAGCAGATAAAGACCCGACCTGCACAGAAACCGGAATTCAAAGCATTCATTGCAGCGTATGTGATGCAATAAAAGAAGACAGCGAAACAGAAATTGCTCTTATTGCCCACACGGAAGTAAAAGATGAAGCGGTATCACCAACCTGCACACAGCCGGGGAAGACCGAAGGAAGCCATTGTTCCGTATGTAACACTGTGATAAAAGAGCAGGAAGAAATCCCTGTCATCAGCCACACCTACCAATTCGACAGTCTCACGAAAGCGACACTTAGTGCAGACGGCAAGATCATAAGAAAATGTACAGGCTGTGGCAAGACGGCGACACAAATCCTTTCTTATCCGAAGACTATTACGCTTTCCAATACAAAATATACCTACAATGGAAAGGTGATGAAGCCGACTGTCACCGTAAAAGGTGCAGATGGAAAAGAGATTCATCCTGCAAACTATACTGTTTCGTACTCTCCGGGATGCAAAAACGCGGGGACCTACAATGTAGTCATTACTTTCAAAGCGAATTACAGCGGAAAAGTCACGAAAAGCTTTATGATCAATAAAGCTTCACAGACATTGAGCGCAGCCAATCATACGAAAGTTTACGGAAACGCAGCATTTTTTACAGGAGCCAGACAGACAAAAGGCAACGGGAAATTAAGTTTTACATCCAGTAATCCGAAGGTTGCAACAGTTTCAAGTACAGGAAAGATCACGATTACGGGTATTGGAAGGACAACGATCACGATCACCGCGGCGGCGACAACGAATTATAACAAAGCGACAAAAGCGATCACCGTGACGGTCAATCCGAAGGCAACGTTCATCTCAGGTATAAAAAACAGTGATTCCCGCAAGATGAGTATCAGTTGGAATAAAAATGGTACGGTTACCGGATATCAGGTTCAGTATGCCACGAATGATTCATTTTCCGGAGCAAAGACATTGACAATATCAAAGAACAGCACATTGAGCACATCAGTCTCAAATCTGCCAAAGGGAAATACGTATTATGTCCGGGTGCGCACCTATAAAAAAGTTTACAGCACGACGTATTATTCTTCATGGAGCGCTGCAAAAAGTGTAAAGATCACAATGGGAAATCCTTACCTGTCAAAGACATCCATTTCACTTAACGCAGGTGTAAAATACGGATTGAAACTGTGTGATACGACACAGAAGGCGGTCTGGTCCTCAAGTAATTCAGCGGTGGCTGCTGTTTCGTCGAGTGGTGTGGTGACCGGAAAGAAGGCGGGGACGGCAACGGTAACTGCGAAAATCGGTGGTAAAAGCTATTCCTGTAAAGTGACCGTAAAGGGCAGCATCAACGTGACGGTTTACTGGACGCCAGGTGGGTCAGTATACCATTCTACCCGGGATTGCCCGTCACTTGCCAGATCTAAAACCATTAAGAGCGGGTCCGTATCACAGAGCGGAAAGAGCAGAAAATGCAAGGTTTGCTATTAG
- a CDS encoding ABC transporter ATP-binding protein: protein MALLEVQNLKKVYTTRFGGNPVQALSNVSFSVEKGEFVAIMGESGSGKTTLLNILAMLDSPTSGEVLLNGKSSDSIKEAEISAYRRDHLGFVFQDFNLLDTFSLRDNIYLPLVLAGKYYKEMERRLDPIAKELGIEELLSKYPYEVSGGQKQRAAVARALITKPELILADEPTGALDSKASRGLLKTFRHINEAGQTILMVTHSVRAASNASRVLFIKDGEVFHQIYKASSTSEEMYQKIADAQSVIMTGGDEGELGSSLISDSNRSGRGMGGNHE from the coding sequence ATGGCATTATTAGAAGTGCAGAATTTAAAAAAAGTATATACGACACGTTTCGGGGGGAATCCCGTGCAGGCGCTTTCAAATGTATCTTTTTCAGTGGAGAAAGGAGAGTTTGTAGCGATTATGGGGGAATCGGGGTCAGGAAAGACGACGCTGCTGAACATTCTGGCGATGCTGGACTCCCCGACGAGCGGAGAGGTTTTACTGAATGGAAAAAGCAGTGATTCGATCAAGGAGGCCGAGATCTCAGCATACCGCCGGGATCATCTGGGATTCGTATTCCAGGACTTCAATCTGCTGGATACATTTTCACTCCGGGATAATATCTATCTGCCGCTGGTGCTGGCGGGAAAATACTACAAGGAGATGGAGCGGAGGCTGGACCCGATCGCAAAAGAGCTGGGGATTGAGGAGTTGCTGTCAAAGTATCCATATGAGGTATCCGGAGGGCAAAAACAGCGGGCAGCGGTGGCCAGAGCACTGATCACCAAACCTGAACTGATCCTGGCAGATGAACCGACCGGGGCGCTCGACTCAAAAGCCAGCCGGGGACTGCTGAAGACATTCCGGCATATCAACGAGGCTGGACAGACGATCCTCATGGTGACACATTCCGTGCGTGCCGCCAGCAATGCCTCACGTGTGCTTTTTATCAAAGACGGAGAGGTGTTCCATCAGATTTATAAAGCATCCAGCACGTCGGAAGAGATGTATCAGAAAATCGCGGACGCTCAGTCTGTGATTATGACCGGCGGTGATGAGGGTGAACTCGGCAGTTCACTCATCTCTGATTCGAATCGCAGCGGGCGAGGGATGGGAGGCAATCATGAATAA
- a CDS encoding FtsX-like permease family protein, with protein MNKRGLYRKLARTNIKKNTRTYLPYIAACIMTVAMFYNMYFLAGNSATKSGSLKSMLEMGKWLVGIFSFFFLFYTNSFLVRRRKKEFGLYNILGLEKRHIAKVMLWETLYTALAGIGLGLVFGILFSKLMILLLYRILHFDIAYGFSISANGLAVTAVFFLVLFLLILLNSLRQVHTASPIELLHGTEVGEKEPRTKWLLAVIGVLCLGGGYYIAIATENPLAALTWFFFAVLLVIIGTYCLFTAGSIAILKMLRKHKAYYYKTSHFVSVSGMIYRMKQNAAGLATICILCTMVLVMISSTVSLYSGMDDLLDTRFAYDMKISADYRPGDEFDRAQQLQKVKEAAGQSACTDIDIRDYTERYFPLVKTDDGFTSDEEASSGVSDMISFYVLTQEDFKRIGGEQLELSDGVAVYDSTESVSDTFELFGDELTVEKRLDSIPQKSAMQDIVQVVCVVVPDEEMLLNLYELKTQAFGDDQGTGINYIIGLDMNGSKEEKMACAELVRTAVSQEADNSYFSYVESKQESEADFYVTYGGLFFLGIFLGALFVMATVLIIYYKQISEGYDDAGKYEIMQKVGMSRQEVKASIRSQVLSVFFLPLLMAGVHIAFAFPIISRLLALMNLTNTVLFAGCTVTTLIIFAVFYAIVYALTARTYYRIVKA; from the coding sequence ATGAATAAGCGGGGATTATACCGGAAACTGGCCCGTACGAATATCAAAAAAAATACAAGGACATATCTGCCGTATATAGCAGCCTGTATTATGACGGTCGCCATGTTTTATAATATGTATTTTCTGGCGGGAAATTCAGCCACGAAGAGCGGAAGCCTCAAGTCCATGCTGGAAATGGGAAAATGGCTGGTCGGGATTTTTTCCTTTTTCTTTTTGTTCTACACGAACAGTTTTCTGGTCAGGCGCAGGAAAAAAGAGTTCGGCCTCTATAATATACTTGGACTGGAAAAACGACACATTGCAAAAGTGATGCTCTGGGAAACACTGTATACGGCACTGGCGGGTATTGGTCTGGGGCTGGTGTTCGGCATTCTGTTCAGTAAGCTGATGATTCTGCTGCTGTACCGTATTCTGCATTTTGATATTGCTTACGGGTTTTCCATATCAGCAAACGGCCTGGCTGTGACAGCCGTCTTTTTCCTTGTTCTTTTTCTGCTGATCCTGCTGAACAGCCTGCGTCAGGTCCACACGGCAAGCCCGATCGAGCTGCTTCACGGAACTGAGGTGGGTGAGAAAGAACCAAGGACAAAATGGCTGCTGGCTGTCATCGGGGTTCTGTGTCTGGGCGGGGGCTATTACATTGCGATTGCTACCGAGAATCCGCTGGCAGCCCTGACATGGTTCTTTTTTGCGGTGCTTCTCGTGATCATCGGAACCTACTGTCTGTTTACCGCGGGGAGTATCGCTATTTTGAAGATGCTGCGAAAGCATAAGGCATACTATTATAAAACCAGTCATTTTGTATCGGTGTCGGGGATGATCTACCGGATGAAACAGAATGCGGCTGGTCTTGCCACGATCTGCATTCTCTGCACCATGGTGCTCGTCATGATCTCCTCGACGGTGTCACTGTACAGCGGGATGGACGATCTGCTGGATACGCGCTTTGCATATGACATGAAGATAAGTGCTGATTACAGGCCGGGAGACGAATTCGACAGAGCGCAGCAGCTGCAGAAAGTAAAAGAGGCAGCCGGACAGTCTGCATGCACGGATATAGACATCCGGGACTATACGGAGCGCTACTTCCCTCTCGTTAAAACGGATGACGGGTTTACATCGGATGAGGAGGCATCTTCCGGTGTATCAGATATGATATCTTTCTATGTACTTACCCAGGAAGATTTTAAACGTATAGGGGGAGAACAGCTGGAACTGTCGGATGGGGTGGCAGTATACGATTCGACAGAATCAGTATCGGATACTTTCGAGCTTTTCGGAGATGAATTAACTGTAGAAAAACGGCTCGATTCCATACCTCAGAAAAGTGCAATGCAGGACATTGTGCAGGTTGTCTGCGTGGTTGTACCGGATGAAGAGATGCTGCTGAACTTATACGAACTGAAAACACAGGCATTTGGGGACGATCAGGGAACTGGAATCAACTATATCATCGGATTGGACATGAACGGCAGCAAAGAGGAGAAAATGGCCTGTGCAGAACTGGTAAGAACTGCGGTAAGTCAGGAGGCCGATAACTCTTACTTCTCTTATGTGGAATCAAAGCAGGAGTCCGAGGCGGATTTTTATGTGACATACGGGGGACTGTTTTTCCTTGGGATCTTCCTGGGGGCGCTGTTTGTGATGGCGACAGTGCTGATTATCTATTATAAACAGATCTCGGAGGGCTATGATGACGCCGGAAAATACGAAATCATGCAGAAAGTGGGCATGAGCAGGCAGGAAGTCAAGGCATCCATCCGTTCACAGGTGTTAAGTGTGTTCTTTCTGCCGCTTCTGATGGCCGGGGTGCATATTGCCTTTGCATTTCCCATCATTTCCCGGCTGCTGGCACTCATGAACCTCACGAACACGGTGCTGTTTGCAGGGTGCACCGTTACCACACTGATTATTTTTGCTGTTTTTTATGCAATCGTCTATGCGCTGACGGCCAGAACTTATTATCGGATCGTGAAAGCGTAG
- a CDS encoding ABC transporter ATP-binding protein, protein MNKKLMRLASYYKPYKGLFFSDLLFAVTGAGITLVIPLLVRYITSNVTEMDLADARQMILKLGILMIAMVLIEAGCNYFITYFGHMMGVFIERDMRNEIFGHYQKLSFAFYDNQKVGHLLSRITSDLFDISELLHHGPEDLVISLIKLVGAFIILLNINGTLALVAIVIVVVMMIYAVYFNRAMKHAFKENRARIADINSQIEDSLAGIRVVKSFGNEKKELSKFQSGNERFVDSKRKSYRYMAGYHSGMGAFTTLITVGSLIAGALLMADGKLLVADLVTFLLYINNFTEPVKKLVNFTEQFQNGYSGYDRFLEVMEIAPDIKDGPDAVSVDHVSGDVEFDQVSFHYEDHSQNVLSHVNLKVNAGEYVALVGSSGAGKTTLCSLIPRFYDVSSGEVKIDGINVRDIKLKDLRRQIGIVQQDVYLFAGTVMDNIRYGKPDASDEEVIRAARAANAHEFISELVDGYDTDIGQRGIKLSGGQKQRLALARVFLKNPPILIFDEATSALDNESEKVVQKSLEDLAKNRTTFVIAHRLSTIRNAKRILVLTQDGIAEEGTHEELLKKDGIYAGLYQIQF, encoded by the coding sequence ATGAACAAAAAACTTATGCGGCTTGCTTCATATTATAAACCATATAAAGGTCTGTTTTTTTCAGATTTGCTGTTTGCAGTTACGGGAGCGGGAATTACCTTGGTAATTCCCCTTCTTGTGCGTTATATCACATCAAATGTGACGGAGATGGATCTGGCAGATGCGAGGCAGATGATCCTGAAGCTTGGTATTTTGATGATTGCCATGGTACTGATTGAGGCGGGCTGCAACTATTTTATTACTTATTTCGGACATATGATGGGTGTATTCATAGAGCGGGATATGAGAAATGAAATCTTCGGGCACTATCAGAAGCTTTCTTTTGCATTTTACGATAATCAGAAAGTGGGGCATCTGTTATCACGCATTACGAGTGATCTGTTTGACATCAGCGAGCTGCTGCACCACGGTCCGGAAGACCTGGTGATCTCACTGATCAAACTGGTTGGTGCTTTTATCATATTGCTGAACATCAACGGCACGCTGGCGTTGGTGGCGATTGTCATTGTTGTGGTGATGATGATCTATGCCGTGTATTTCAACCGGGCGATGAAACATGCGTTTAAGGAGAACCGTGCCCGCATTGCGGATATCAACAGCCAGATCGAGGACAGCCTGGCAGGCATCCGGGTCGTCAAATCCTTTGGAAATGAGAAGAAAGAGCTATCCAAATTCCAAAGCGGCAATGAGCGCTTTGTGGATTCAAAACGGAAGAGCTATCGTTATATGGCAGGATATCATTCCGGAATGGGGGCGTTTACGACGCTGATCACGGTAGGATCTCTGATTGCAGGTGCGCTTCTGATGGCAGACGGGAAACTGCTGGTGGCAGACCTGGTGACCTTTCTGCTCTATATCAACAACTTTACTGAACCGGTCAAAAAGCTGGTCAACTTTACGGAGCAGTTTCAAAATGGATACAGTGGTTATGACCGGTTCCTTGAGGTTATGGAGATAGCTCCGGATATCAAGGACGGACCGGATGCTGTTTCGGTGGATCATGTCAGCGGTGATGTGGAATTTGACCAGGTATCGTTTCACTATGAAGACCATAGCCAGAATGTTCTCTCGCACGTAAATCTGAAGGTGAATGCGGGAGAATATGTTGCGCTTGTCGGCAGTTCAGGGGCAGGAAAGACAACGCTGTGCAGCCTGATTCCGCGCTTTTATGACGTGAGCAGCGGGGAGGTGAAGATTGACGGGATCAATGTGCGTGATATCAAACTGAAAGACCTGCGGCGGCAGATCGGGATCGTACAGCAGGATGTCTATCTGTTCGCGGGGACGGTCATGGATAATATCCGCTACGGAAAACCGGACGCCTCGGACGAGGAGGTGATCCGGGCGGCGAGGGCGGCAAACGCCCATGAATTTATCAGTGAGCTGGTGGACGGCTATGATACAGACATCGGACAGCGCGGAATCAAACTTTCCGGCGGACAGAAGCAGAGGCTTGCGCTTGCAAGAGTATTCCTGAAAAATCCTCCGATCCTTATCTTTGATGAAGCAACCTCGGCGCTGGACAATGAGAGTGAGAAGGTCGTACAGAAATCGCTGGAAGATCTGGCGAAGAACCGGACTACGTTTGTCATCGCGCACCGCCTTTCGACGATACGCAATGCAAAGCGAATCCTTGTGCTGACACAGGATGGCATTGCTGAGGAAGGGACGCATGAGGAGCTGCTGAAAAAGGATGGTATTTATGCAGGGTTATATCAGATACAGTTCTGA
- the hisC gene encoding histidinol-phosphate transaminase has product MKTWKDNVRSVVPYVPGEQPDDPDMIKLNTNENPYPPSPMVEQTLKDMRTDTFRLYPDPTAHRLVKAIADYHGLRETEVFVGVGSDDVLAMAFMTFFNGSDPILFPDITYSFYDVWAELLRIPYEKIPLNGEFDIVAGDYKKVNGGIVFPNPNAPTGAELSLESVREIIESNRESVVVVDEAYVDFGAETALPLIREYDNVLVVRTFSKSRSMAGLRIGYACGNEEMIRCLNDVKYSFNSYTMDATVLELGEASIKDETYFRETIGKITETREWTQAQLARLGFSFKDSKANFVFAAHESCPASELFARLREEHIYVRYFNKPRISNHLRITIGTPEEMRKLIEFLEHYLAERKEKGEA; this is encoded by the coding sequence ATGAAGACTTGGAAAGATAATGTAAGAAGTGTCGTTCCTTACGTGCCGGGTGAGCAGCCGGATGATCCGGATATGATAAAATTAAACACGAATGAGAATCCATATCCGCCGTCGCCGATGGTGGAACAGACGCTGAAGGATATGAGGACAGATACGTTTCGGCTTTATCCGGATCCTACAGCACACAGGCTTGTGAAAGCGATCGCCGATTATCACGGGCTGAGAGAGACGGAAGTATTCGTCGGGGTGGGGTCTGATGACGTGCTGGCTATGGCGTTCATGACTTTTTTTAACGGCAGCGATCCAATTTTGTTTCCGGATATCACATATTCATTTTACGATGTATGGGCAGAGCTTCTGAGAATTCCATATGAAAAAATACCGCTGAACGGCGAGTTTGATATTGTTGCCGGTGATTATAAAAAGGTGAACGGAGGAATTGTTTTCCCGAATCCCAATGCGCCGACGGGGGCAGAGCTGTCCCTGGAGTCAGTGAGAGAGATCATCGAATCCAACAGAGAATCTGTCGTAGTTGTGGACGAGGCTTATGTGGATTTTGGTGCGGAAACGGCGCTGCCGCTGATCAGAGAGTATGACAATGTTCTCGTCGTGCGCACATTTTCAAAATCCCGTTCCATGGCAGGCCTGCGTATCGGTTATGCCTGCGGTAATGAAGAGATGATCCGCTGTCTGAACGACGTGAAATATTCGTTTAATTCCTATACGATGGACGCCACGGTGCTGGAGCTGGGTGAGGCATCCATAAAAGATGAAACATATTTCCGGGAAACGATCGGCAAGATCACTGAGACACGGGAATGGACACAGGCGCAGCTGGCGCGTCTGGGATTTTCTTTTAAAGATTCCAAGGCAAATTTTGTCTTTGCGGCGCATGAAAGCTGCCCGGCATCGGAATTATTTGCCAGACTCCGCGAGGAACATATCTATGTCCGTTACTTTAATAAGCCGCGGATCAGCAATCACCTGAGGATAACCATCGGAACACCGGAAGAGATGAGAAAGCTGATAGAGTTTCTGGAACACTATTTAGCAGAGAGAAAAGAAAAGGGAGAAGCATAA
- a CDS encoding COG2426 family protein — protein MDSLVQWFTANLTPYISETAVVFIISLLPILELRGGLLAASLLQVPYLTALPLCIIGNILPIPFILLFIKQIFKWMKKTRLFRPMIEWLERKAMGKSDKIEKYEFWGLVLFVGIPLPGTGAWTGALIASLLDIDIKKSSLAILLGIFLASVIMSIVSYGLLGSIIR, from the coding sequence ATGGATTCACTGGTACAATGGTTTACCGCCAACCTGACACCTTATATATCGGAAACGGCTGTAGTTTTTATCATTTCACTGCTGCCGATTCTGGAGCTTAGAGGAGGGCTGCTGGCCGCATCCCTGCTGCAGGTACCGTATCTGACGGCGCTGCCTCTTTGCATCATCGGGAATATCCTTCCGATTCCATTTATTCTGCTGTTCATTAAACAGATTTTCAAATGGATGAAGAAGACGAGATTGTTCCGGCCGATGATCGAATGGCTGGAACGCAAGGCGATGGGAAAAAGTGATAAGATAGAGAAGTATGAGTTCTGGGGACTGGTATTGTTTGTAGGGATTCCGCTTCCGGGAACCGGGGCATGGACGGGAGCACTGATTGCATCGCTTCTTGATATTGATATTAAGAAATCATCTCTGGCGATTCTTCTTGGGATTTTCCTGGCGTCTGTGATTATGAGTATCGTGTCATACGGATTGCTTGGCAGTATCATCAGATAA
- a CDS encoding RluA family pseudouridine synthase, whose amino-acid sequence MTQFRMRNLEESIVYEDCDMIVINKPAGMAVQSARFGQMDLESAVKNYLSEKNSAGLQGIPYLGIVHRLDQPVEGLVIFGKTKRAARDLSRQITDGTLEKYYLAVAETDHVPGEGMLEDYLVKDGRENRSRVVERSEKNAKRGILHYRLIEQRGLRALVEIRLLTGRHHQIRVQMAHAGMPLAGDPKYNAGAENETLALCAYKLRFTHPATGKKMSFQIPEEDLERYYKEAKAE is encoded by the coding sequence ATGACCCAGTTCCGAATGAGAAATCTCGAAGAAAGCATAGTATATGAAGATTGTGATATGATTGTGATAAACAAACCGGCAGGGATGGCGGTACAGAGTGCAAGATTTGGCCAGATGGACCTGGAGAGCGCTGTTAAAAATTATTTATCTGAGAAAAACAGCGCTGGATTGCAGGGAATTCCTTATCTGGGGATCGTTCATCGTTTGGATCAGCCGGTGGAAGGTCTGGTGATTTTCGGAAAGACAAAAAGGGCTGCAAGAGACCTGAGCCGGCAGATTACCGATGGTACATTGGAAAAGTATTATCTGGCAGTTGCTGAGACGGATCATGTGCCGGGAGAGGGTATGCTGGAAGATTATCTGGTAAAAGACGGCAGAGAAAATCGTTCCAGGGTAGTTGAACGGTCGGAAAAAAATGCGAAACGGGGGATATTACATTACCGGCTGATAGAACAGCGCGGCCTGAGGGCATTAGTGGAGATCAGACTTTTGACGGGCAGACATCACCAGATTCGTGTACAGATGGCGCATGCGGGAATGCCGCTTGCAGGAGACCCAAAATACAATGCCGGGGCAGAAAATGAAACGCTGGCTTTGTGTGCATATAAACTGCGGTTTACGCACCCGGCAACGGGTAAAAAAATGAGCTTTCAGATACCGGAAGAGGACCTTGAACGGTATTATAAAGAAGCAAAAGCTGAATAA